In Mastigocladopsis repens PCC 10914, a single window of DNA contains:
- a CDS encoding serine/threonine-protein kinase, translating into MLAGKTLQGGKYTLDQEIGRGGFGITFKATHHFLNQVVVIKTLNEKLRQHPDFVRFERQFQDEARRLATCIHPNIVRVSDFFIEDALPYMVMEYIPGETLAEAYILPGIPLPEATAIHYIRQIGAALQVVHQNALLHRDVKPDNIILRQGTQEVVLIDFGIAREFNNGVRQTHTGIVSEGYSPIEQYLSQATRTPATDVYGLAATLYALLTAQVPMPALLRDREQMPSPRELQPHLSAAVNQSIMRGMAIEARFRPQTVAEWLLLLPGNLVSGTQQSVITKTVPTINLSAQAYPKNLPGEVAAVRKTPTPSPLGNVKLNKVVNKLSSPKVLIATGVALVAATAGFAVTSVLTRNQPRSFPQPVVEKRDVNETPTIDFTPLPSNTETNTTEKENSASQESTPASSSVRRRRVRRVPTEQSPDSNVTQESPQTNSRKSQPRQPQQESQEASPSPSTASPPPLVERLRAIRESRSTSSSPSSRGASESSPPPSQPNNSSVVVPAQPSTVESNQSNPPAVVVPTIEHSPQ; encoded by the coding sequence ATGTTAGCTGGTAAAACTTTGCAGGGTGGGAAATATACTTTAGACCAGGAAATAGGTCGAGGCGGCTTTGGTATTACGTTCAAAGCGACTCATCATTTCTTGAATCAAGTGGTGGTGATTAAAACTCTTAATGAGAAGCTGCGGCAACATCCTGATTTTGTCAGGTTCGAGCGGCAATTCCAAGATGAGGCAAGACGATTAGCGACTTGTATCCACCCGAATATTGTCCGGGTGAGCGATTTTTTTATTGAAGATGCATTGCCTTACATGGTGATGGAATATATTCCTGGTGAAACTTTGGCAGAGGCATATATCTTACCCGGGATACCTTTACCAGAAGCGACAGCAATTCATTATATCCGCCAGATTGGAGCTGCGTTGCAGGTTGTGCATCAAAATGCTTTGCTGCATCGGGATGTGAAACCGGATAATATTATCCTCCGCCAAGGAACTCAGGAGGTGGTGTTGATTGATTTTGGCATTGCACGGGAATTTAACAATGGAGTCAGGCAAACTCACACAGGTATTGTTTCTGAGGGCTATTCCCCAATTGAGCAATACCTGTCGCAAGCAACCCGCACTCCTGCAACCGATGTTTATGGTTTGGCTGCAACACTGTATGCACTGTTGACAGCACAAGTGCCTATGCCAGCACTGCTACGCGATCGCGAACAAATGCCTTCTCCCCGCGAGTTGCAACCCCACTTAAGTGCTGCTGTCAATCAATCGATCATGCGTGGTATGGCAATTGAGGCTCGCTTTCGTCCGCAGACAGTTGCAGAGTGGTTGCTGCTGCTACCGGGGAATCTGGTGAGTGGTACACAGCAATCGGTGATCACAAAAACAGTGCCAACTATTAATTTATCTGCCCAAGCATACCCAAAAAATTTGCCTGGGGAAGTGGCGGCTGTCAGAAAAACGCCAACTCCATCACCTTTGGGAAATGTCAAGCTCAACAAAGTTGTGAACAAACTTTCATCACCTAAGGTGTTGATTGCTACAGGTGTAGCCCTTGTGGCTGCTACAGCAGGTTTTGCTGTCACAAGTGTGTTGACCAGAAATCAGCCACGCTCATTCCCTCAACCTGTTGTGGAAAAGCGTGATGTTAACGAGACACCTACAATAGATTTCACACCTTTGCCTTCAAATACAGAAACTAACACCACAGAAAAAGAGAATAGTGCATCGCAAGAATCTACACCTGCTTCTAGTTCAGTACGGCGTAGGCGTGTCCGTCGTGTTCCAACTGAACAATCTCCTGATAGCAATGTGACACAAGAATCGCCACAAACCAACTCCAGAAAATCCCAACCTCGCCAACCTCAGCAAGAATCGCAGGAAGCTTCTCCTTCGCCTAGCACTGCTTCCCCGCCGCCGTTAGTTGAGCGACTACGAGCAATACGTGAATCTCGCAGTACTTCCTCTTCACCGTCTTCTCGTGGTGCTTCTGAATCGTCGCCACCACCCAGTCAACCAAATAATTCTTCTGTTGTTGTACCAGCACAGCCGTCTACTGTGGAGTCGAATCAGTCAAATCCTCCTGCTGTCGTTGTCCCCACAATAGAACACTCCCCACAATAG
- a CDS encoding protochlorophyllide reductase, whose protein sequence is MEQRRKSTVVITGASSGVGLQAAKALSQRGWHVVMACRDLSKAEKAAQTVGMPQDSYTIMHIDLASLESVRQFVNNFRASSRSLDALVCNAAIYMPLLKEPLRSPEGFELSVATNHLGHFLLCNLMLEDLKNSSAAERRLVILGTVTHNPDELGGKIPPRPDLGDLKGFAEGFKAPIAMIDGKKFEPVKAYKDSKVCNVLTMRELHRRYHESTGIVFSSLYPGCVATTALFRNHYPLFQKLFPVFQKYITGGFVSQELSGERVAAVVADPEYNQSGVYWSWGNRQKKDGKSFVQKVSPQARDDEKAERMWDLSTKLVGLA, encoded by the coding sequence ATGGAACAACGTCGCAAGTCAACGGTCGTGATTACGGGTGCCTCCTCGGGGGTCGGTTTGCAAGCCGCAAAAGCTCTTTCCCAAAGGGGATGGCATGTGGTGATGGCCTGTCGGGATTTATCGAAAGCGGAAAAAGCTGCCCAAACGGTGGGAATGCCGCAGGACAGCTACACCATCATGCATATCGACTTGGCCTCTTTAGAGAGCGTTCGGCAGTTTGTGAACAACTTCAGGGCGAGCAGCAGATCCCTGGACGCCTTGGTGTGCAACGCTGCAATTTATATGCCTTTGTTAAAGGAGCCGTTGCGAAGTCCAGAAGGCTTTGAGTTAAGCGTTGCCACAAATCACCTCGGACATTTCCTCCTATGTAACCTCATGCTTGAGGATCTGAAGAATTCATCTGCTGCAGAGCGGAGGCTCGTCATTTTGGGAACCGTGACACACAACCCGGACGAACTGGGTGGCAAAATTCCGCCTCGTCCAGACTTGGGTGATCTCAAGGGCTTTGCAGAGGGCTTTAAAGCGCCGATCGCGATGATTGACGGCAAAAAGTTTGAACCTGTCAAGGCTTACAAAGACAGCAAAGTCTGCAACGTACTGACCATGAGGGAGCTACATCGGCGCTATCACGAGTCAACCGGCATCGTCTTCAGTTCTCTCTACCCCGGGTGTGTTGCAACAACGGCTCTATTCCGAAACCACTATCCCCTGTTTCAGAAACTCTTCCCAGTTTTCCAGAAGTACATTACTGGGGGTTTCGTGTCCCAGGAGTTGTCTGGCGAGCGGGTCGCGGCGGTGGTCGCTGATCCTGAATACAATCAATCTGGTGTCTATTGGAGCTGGGGAAATCGACAGAAGAAAGATGGCAAATCGTTTGTTCAAAAGGTTTCTCCCCAAGCACGCGATGATGAAAAAGCCGAGCGGATGTGGGATCTGAGTACGAAGTTGGTTGGACTTGCGTAA
- a CDS encoding DNA-methyltransferase — MTQEHLTPQKTLNFTPYYLQKNGAAYLGDSLKLLTFIKDNNINLILTSPPFALTRKKEYGNESAEKYIEWFLPFAYEFKRVLAENGSFILDLGGAYLPGHPVRSIYQYDLLLRLCKEVGFFLAQEFYHYNPARLPTPAEWVTIRRIRVKDSVNVVWWLSKTPHPKADNRKVLKPYSQSMKQLLKNGYKAKIRPSGHDISEKFQKDNQGAIPPNLLELANTESNSAYLRRCKAAGIQPHPARFPQSFAEFFIKFLTDEGDIVLDPFAGSNTTGFVAEILQRKWISFEMNEDYIIGSRYRFEDS, encoded by the coding sequence TTGACACAAGAACATCTAACACCACAAAAAACACTAAATTTTACACCTTACTATCTTCAAAAAAATGGGGCAGCATATTTAGGTGATAGCCTAAAACTACTTACATTTATCAAAGACAACAATATCAATTTAATCCTAACCTCACCCCCCTTTGCACTGACACGCAAAAAAGAATACGGCAACGAAAGTGCAGAAAAATATATAGAATGGTTCCTTCCTTTTGCCTACGAATTTAAAAGAGTTTTAGCAGAGAATGGCTCTTTTATTTTAGATTTAGGTGGTGCTTACCTTCCTGGTCATCCTGTGCGGAGTATCTACCAATATGACCTTTTATTGAGGTTGTGTAAGGAAGTCGGCTTTTTTCTGGCTCAAGAATTTTATCACTATAATCCTGCACGACTGCCAACTCCTGCTGAGTGGGTGACAATCAGGCGAATTCGTGTTAAAGATTCAGTGAATGTGGTTTGGTGGTTGTCCAAAACACCTCACCCCAAAGCAGATAATAGAAAAGTTTTAAAACCTTATAGCCAAAGCATGAAACAATTACTTAAAAATGGCTATAAGGCAAAAATACGTCCCAGTGGTCACGATATTTCTGAGAAATTTCAAAAGGATAATCAGGGCGCTATTCCACCAAATTTACTAGAACTTGCCAATACTGAATCTAATAGTGCTTACCTGCGACGGTGTAAAGCTGCAGGAATTCAACCACATCCAGCACGTTTTCCTCAAAGTTTTGCAGAATTCTTCATCAAATTTTTGACTGATGAAGGTGATATTGTGTTAGATCCATTTGCAGGTTCCAACACAACGGGTTTCGTTGCAGAAATCTTACAACGTAAATGGATTTCTTTTGAAATGAATGAGGATTATATTATCGGCAGTCGTTACCGATTTGAAGATTCATAA
- a CDS encoding BamA/TamA family outer membrane protein → MRVSSAAIFTLATLVAGNANQQALAEPSNTPHQAETPDTLVVPVTEETPARIEAISPPETVVIGQFSQKSGSVQSSGSNNSVLIGTQKEKGNSSVVLPSSSTPPLPSSPTSGDSELIVTATEVQIVGATEELQQIIRGVIKTQAGGETSQSQRQNDVAAILETGLFTNARVNTSTTPAGLNVVYEVQPVVVRSVQLSGAQALTYQIAWERLQPQIGQVISPNALKEAVQQINKWYADNGYKVARVISIRPSTEGILTLNVAEGVVNDIKFRFVNDEGKTVDDKGKLVEGRTKTDFLQQQLKLKPGQVYQESLAKQDLQQLYKTRLFETVNVAFEGDATKLDVIYEVKEIGARSVNVGGNYNADQGIVGTLTYRDQNVGGVNDTLGVNLEVGRRDFQFDSKFTSPYRETNPDRFGYSVNAFRKRGLSDTFDGDIKLANGDRVREGRVGGSFSLQRPIDEWDTSLGFNYTRVSIRDRDGKITPTDEKGNSLSLSGTGIDDLTTVSLSATKDQRDNPLNPTAGSVLKLSTEQSIPFGQGDISMNRIRANYSQFTPVKLFESKKPQVFALNLQAGTVIGDLPPYESFNLGGPDSVRGYDGGDIGSGRSYVLASAEYRFPIIQVLGGVLFADFASDLGSGDTVLGEPAGVRGKPGTGFGYGAGVRFDSPLGLIRADFGLNDQGESRLHFGIGQRF, encoded by the coding sequence ATGCGAGTTTCTTCTGCTGCAATTTTTACTTTAGCGACTTTGGTCGCTGGCAATGCTAATCAGCAAGCATTGGCTGAACCCTCGAACACTCCTCATCAAGCTGAAACACCAGATACCTTGGTGGTGCCGGTGACTGAAGAAACACCTGCACGGATAGAGGCAATTTCCCCACCGGAAACAGTCGTTATTGGACAATTCTCCCAAAAATCGGGTAGCGTGCAAAGTAGTGGTAGCAATAATTCAGTCTTGATAGGTACGCAAAAGGAAAAGGGGAATTCTTCAGTAGTACTTCCTTCCTCTTCCACTCCCCCTCTCCCCTCCTCTCCCACTTCTGGTGACAGTGAATTAATAGTCACAGCTACAGAAGTGCAGATAGTAGGAGCCACTGAGGAATTGCAGCAGATCATTCGCGGCGTCATTAAAACTCAGGCTGGTGGAGAAACTAGTCAAAGTCAGCGACAGAACGATGTCGCAGCAATTTTGGAGACAGGTTTATTTACCAATGCTCGTGTGAATACTAGCACTACACCTGCTGGCTTAAATGTAGTGTATGAAGTACAACCAGTTGTTGTGCGCTCTGTGCAACTTTCAGGTGCTCAAGCGCTCACTTATCAAATCGCCTGGGAACGCTTGCAACCTCAAATAGGACAAGTCATCAGTCCCAATGCTCTCAAGGAAGCAGTACAACAAATTAATAAATGGTACGCTGACAATGGTTATAAAGTTGCGCGGGTGATATCAATCAGACCCAGCACTGAAGGCATCCTGACCTTGAATGTGGCTGAAGGTGTGGTGAACGATATCAAGTTTCGCTTTGTCAACGACGAAGGTAAGACAGTTGATGACAAGGGTAAGCTGGTGGAAGGACGCACCAAAACAGATTTCTTGCAACAACAGCTGAAGCTCAAGCCAGGACAAGTTTATCAAGAAAGTTTAGCAAAACAAGACTTACAGCAACTCTATAAGACAAGGTTGTTTGAGACTGTTAACGTTGCTTTTGAAGGAGATGCGACAAAACTGGATGTGATTTACGAAGTCAAGGAAATAGGGGCACGTTCTGTTAACGTAGGTGGCAATTACAATGCTGATCAAGGGATAGTAGGCACTTTAACTTATCGAGATCAGAATGTCGGCGGGGTTAACGATACTTTAGGTGTGAATCTTGAAGTCGGTAGGCGTGACTTTCAATTTGATTCCAAGTTTACCAGTCCTTACCGGGAAACTAATCCAGATCGCTTTGGCTATAGTGTGAATGCGTTCCGCAAGCGAGGACTTTCTGACACTTTTGATGGTGACATCAAACTGGCAAATGGCGACAGAGTGCGCGAAGGTCGAGTTGGGGGAAGTTTTAGCTTACAGCGCCCGATTGACGAGTGGGATACTTCCTTGGGATTCAACTATACCCGTGTCAGCATTCGCGATCGCGATGGGAAAATTACTCCAACCGATGAAAAGGGGAATTCTCTATCTTTGAGTGGGACTGGTATTGATGATCTGACGACTGTCTCCTTAAGCGCCACCAAGGACCAACGGGATAATCCCTTGAATCCGACTGCAGGTTCTGTTCTCAAACTCAGTACCGAGCAATCAATTCCCTTTGGACAAGGGGATATTTCGATGAATCGCATCCGGGCAAACTATAGCCAGTTTACACCCGTAAAGTTATTTGAATCTAAAAAACCACAAGTCTTTGCCCTGAATCTTCAAGCTGGTACAGTCATTGGCGATTTACCGCCTTATGAAAGCTTTAACTTGGGCGGTCCCGATTCAGTGCGCGGTTACGATGGCGGTGATATTGGTAGTGGTCGCAGTTATGTGTTGGCTTCAGCAGAATATCGCTTTCCTATCATCCAAGTTTTGGGGGGTGTGTTATTTGCTGACTTTGCCTCAGACTTAGGTTCTGGTGACACTGTATTGGGCGAACCTGCGGGAGTTCGTGGCAAACCAGGGACTGGTTTTGGTTATGGGGCGGGGGTGCGCTTTGACTCACCCTTGGGCTTAATTCGGGCTGACTTTGGCTTGAATGACCAAGGAGAAAGCCGTTTGCATTTCGGTATTGGTCAACGCTTCTAA
- a CDS encoding helix-turn-helix domain-containing protein, with amino-acid sequence MGIVRLRVREFAAQNGWTLKEVSDRSGVGYSTVRHYARCPGMSTVDFVYLQKLARTFDVMIEDLVEILQE; translated from the coding sequence ATGGGAATAGTAAGACTGCGGGTTAGGGAGTTTGCAGCCCAAAACGGGTGGACACTCAAGGAAGTTTCTGACCGTTCTGGAGTTGGTTACAGTACTGTCAGACATTATGCTCGCTGTCCGGGGATGTCAACAGTGGACTTTGTTTACCTACAAAAGTTAGCTCGCACCTTTGATGTCATGATTGAGGATTTGGTGGAAATTCTACAGGAGTAG
- a CDS encoding SGNH/GDSL hydrolase family protein has product MRELYLLAAGLLTGLVIPASTLPHLSIVKSENSGVLWNLKDDTKPTKGEKIFSSAEISPPELRDSGLSKPVEPYLNSNTQLIPHKIITGNQLYYKRLAALKAGQIYPSLPDDNMKSSLISAKKTQLTYEDWKSLLAMEAKAMAQGQGDKRLEILVGDSLSLWFPREKFPVGRLWLNQGISGDTSNGVLKRLSAFSKTRPDVIFVMAGINDLRKGTKDEIILRNQIQIVRRLRKTHPKTRIFIQSILPTRLSKIPNTRIRHLNHQLALIARQEGADYLNLYDWFVDFQGNLREELTTDGLHLSREGYEVWQSVLNQVDYKHNPRRVFRRPHSKNSELS; this is encoded by the coding sequence ATGAGGGAGCTTTATCTGTTGGCAGCAGGCTTGTTAACAGGATTAGTAATACCAGCATCAACTCTTCCACATTTGTCAATTGTCAAGTCAGAAAATAGTGGAGTCCTTTGGAATTTAAAAGACGATACAAAGCCAACTAAAGGTGAAAAAATATTCTCTAGTGCGGAGATTTCTCCGCCAGAATTGAGGGATTCTGGGTTGTCAAAGCCAGTAGAACCATATCTCAACTCAAACACTCAACTAATTCCCCACAAAATTATAACTGGAAACCAACTCTACTACAAAAGGTTAGCCGCCCTGAAAGCAGGTCAGATATATCCCAGCTTACCTGATGACAACATGAAGTCATCATTGATATCTGCGAAGAAAACTCAACTTACATATGAGGATTGGAAAAGCTTATTGGCTATGGAAGCCAAAGCCATGGCTCAAGGTCAAGGTGACAAACGTCTGGAAATCCTAGTGGGTGATTCTTTAAGTTTGTGGTTTCCTCGAGAAAAATTTCCTGTAGGTAGATTGTGGCTGAATCAGGGAATATCTGGAGATACTTCTAATGGTGTGTTAAAAAGATTGTCTGCTTTTTCTAAAACCAGACCAGATGTCATTTTTGTTATGGCTGGAATTAACGACTTGCGAAAAGGTACGAAAGACGAAATTATCTTACGCAATCAGATCCAGATTGTTCGCAGGCTACGAAAAACTCATCCAAAAACTAGAATTTTTATCCAATCGATTCTGCCAACTCGTTTGTCAAAAATCCCCAACACCCGTATTCGTCATCTCAACCATCAACTTGCCCTCATTGCTAGACAAGAAGGAGCTGATTATTTAAATCTTTATGATTGGTTTGTAGATTTTCAAGGGAATTTGCGAGAAGAATTGACCACAGATGGATTGCATCTGAGTAGAGAAGGGTATGAAGTTTGGCAATCGGTACTAAATCAAGTAGATTACAAGCACAATCCGAGAAGAGTCTTTAGAAGACCACACAGTAAAAACTCAGAACTCAGTTGA